In Hymenobacter sublimis, a single genomic region encodes these proteins:
- the mutS gene encoding DNA mismatch repair protein MutS, with protein MHGSLGPAPVVDTPLMKQYYQLKQAHPGAVLLFRVGDFYETFGEDAVTASRILDITLTKRGAGTSSETPLAGFPHHALDNYLPKLVRAGQRVAICDQLEDPKQAKGLVKRGITELVTPGVSLHDNVLERKSNNYLCAVHFGKQEAGISFLDISTGEFLVAQGTVDYLGKLLQNFLPAEVLFCKKSRQEFEGHFGPDYCHFALDEWVFGFDYGHETLTRHFNTTSLKGFGIDGLREGITAAGCILHYLAETKHTDVGHIGSIGRLEEDKYVWLDRFTVRNLELVQPQHPGGVPLIDILDQTVTPMGARLLRKWVVLPLKEPAQIQRRLDTVEALLQTPELLENTLQHLRQINDLERLISKVAVRRVNPRELQQLARALEAIGPIREELAASGVRALQKLADQLNPCTALRNEIQAKIKVDAPILTNQGGVLNDGVDKELDELRAMAFSGKDYLFKLQQRAVQETGISSLKIAYNKVFGYYLEVTNAHKDKVPTSWIRKQTLVNAERYITEELKTYEEKILHAEERLFIIEQNIYNDLVLFAADYVTQIQQNARAIGVTDCLASFAATARQHRYVKPTVDDSTILDIRAGRHPVIERQLPPGEQYIPNDIRLDQDDQQIVVITGPNMAGKSALLRQTALIVLLAQIGSFVPADSAHLGIIDKIFTRVGASDNLSKGESTFMVEMTETASILNNLSDRSLVLMDEIGRGTSTYDGISIAWAIVEHLHNSPKARAKTLFATHYHELNQLADDCPRVRNYNVAVKEADGRILFLRKLREGGSEHSFGIHVARMAGMPTSVVLRANEIMHHLEQERTSAGPDADAATEFDDVLAGLDDEPTSGKVVPLNGRASTPAADVAPRGPKAQPTAAVHSAPRPSLQLSMFEPTDPALERLRELLEKLDVNTLTPIEALLKLNELKLTLSSS; from the coding sequence ATGCACGGCTCCCTCGGGCCCGCGCCCGTCGTTGATACGCCGCTGATGAAGCAGTACTACCAACTCAAACAGGCCCATCCCGGCGCGGTGCTGCTGTTCCGCGTCGGCGACTTCTACGAAACCTTTGGCGAGGATGCCGTAACGGCCTCCCGCATTCTGGATATTACCCTGACCAAGCGCGGGGCCGGCACTTCTTCCGAAACGCCCTTGGCCGGCTTTCCCCACCATGCCCTCGACAACTACCTGCCCAAGCTGGTGCGGGCCGGGCAGCGGGTGGCCATCTGCGACCAGCTTGAAGACCCTAAGCAAGCAAAGGGCCTGGTAAAGCGCGGTATTACGGAGCTGGTGACGCCCGGCGTGAGTCTGCACGACAACGTGCTGGAGCGCAAGAGCAACAATTACCTCTGCGCCGTGCATTTCGGCAAGCAGGAGGCCGGCATCAGCTTCCTCGATATCAGCACCGGTGAGTTTCTGGTGGCCCAGGGTACCGTGGACTACCTGGGCAAGCTGCTCCAGAACTTTCTGCCCGCCGAAGTTTTGTTCTGCAAGAAAAGCCGCCAGGAGTTTGAAGGCCATTTCGGGCCCGATTACTGCCATTTTGCCCTGGATGAGTGGGTGTTCGGCTTCGACTACGGCCACGAAACCCTGACCCGGCACTTCAACACTACCTCGCTCAAGGGCTTTGGTATTGACGGGCTACGCGAGGGCATCACGGCCGCCGGCTGCATCCTGCACTACCTCGCCGAAACCAAGCATACCGACGTGGGCCATATCGGCAGCATTGGGCGCCTGGAGGAAGACAAGTACGTGTGGCTCGACCGGTTTACGGTGCGCAACCTGGAGCTGGTGCAGCCCCAGCACCCCGGCGGCGTGCCCCTGATTGACATCCTGGACCAGACCGTGACACCCATGGGGGCCCGCCTGCTGCGCAAGTGGGTGGTGCTACCCCTCAAGGAGCCTGCCCAGATTCAGCGCCGCCTCGATACGGTAGAGGCCTTGCTGCAAACGCCCGAGCTGCTGGAAAACACGCTTCAGCACTTGCGCCAGATTAATGACTTGGAGCGACTGATTTCCAAGGTGGCCGTGCGCCGCGTGAACCCGCGGGAGCTGCAGCAGTTGGCCCGGGCCCTGGAAGCCATCGGCCCAATCCGGGAGGAACTAGCCGCTTCGGGCGTGCGGGCCCTGCAAAAGCTGGCCGATCAACTTAATCCTTGCACCGCCCTGCGCAACGAAATCCAGGCCAAAATCAAGGTCGATGCGCCCATCCTTACCAACCAAGGCGGCGTGCTGAATGATGGCGTAGACAAAGAACTGGACGAGCTGCGGGCCATGGCGTTTTCGGGCAAGGACTACCTGTTTAAGCTCCAGCAACGGGCCGTGCAGGAAACGGGCATTTCTTCCCTAAAAATAGCGTATAACAAGGTTTTTGGCTACTACCTTGAAGTCACCAACGCCCACAAGGACAAGGTGCCTACCTCCTGGATTCGCAAGCAAACCCTGGTGAATGCCGAGCGCTACATCACGGAGGAGCTGAAAACCTACGAGGAGAAGATTCTGCACGCCGAGGAGCGCCTGTTCATTATTGAGCAGAACATCTACAACGACCTGGTACTGTTTGCCGCCGACTACGTCACCCAGATTCAGCAGAACGCCCGTGCTATTGGTGTTACTGACTGCCTGGCTTCTTTTGCCGCCACCGCTCGCCAGCACCGCTACGTCAAGCCCACTGTCGATGATTCTACCATCCTCGACATCCGGGCCGGGCGCCACCCCGTCATTGAGCGCCAGCTGCCCCCCGGCGAGCAGTACATTCCCAACGACATCCGGCTGGACCAAGATGACCAGCAGATTGTGGTAATTACGGGTCCGAACATGGCCGGCAAATCCGCTTTGCTGCGCCAAACGGCCCTGATTGTGCTGCTGGCCCAAATCGGCTCTTTCGTGCCCGCCGATTCGGCTCATTTGGGCATCATCGACAAGATTTTTACCCGCGTGGGTGCTTCCGACAACCTGAGCAAGGGCGAAAGCACCTTCATGGTGGAAATGACCGAAACGGCCTCCATCCTCAACAACCTCTCCGACCGTAGCCTGGTGCTGATGGACGAAATTGGGCGCGGCACCAGCACTTACGATGGCATCAGCATTGCCTGGGCCATTGTGGAGCACCTGCACAACTCGCCCAAGGCCCGGGCCAAAACCCTGTTTGCTACCCACTACCACGAGCTTAACCAGCTAGCCGACGACTGCCCGCGGGTACGCAACTACAACGTGGCCGTAAAGGAAGCCGACGGGCGCATTCTGTTCCTACGCAAGCTGCGCGAAGGCGGCTCTGAGCACTCCTTCGGCATTCACGTGGCCCGCATGGCCGGCATGCCTACCTCCGTGGTGCTGCGTGCCAATGAAATCATGCACCACTTGGAGCAGGAACGCACCTCCGCCGGCCCCGATGCGGACGCCGCCACGGAATTCGACGACGTGCTGGCGGGCCTCGATGATGAGCCAACGAGCGGAAAAGTAGTCCCCTTGAACGGTCGGGCTTCCACCCCGGCTGCGGATGTTGCCCCGCGGGGCCCCAAGGCTCAGCCGACGGCTGCTGTGCACAGCGCCCCACGCCCCAGCCTGCAGCTCAGCATGTTTGAACCAACTGACCCAGCCCTGGAGCGCCTGCGGGAACTGCTGGAAAAACTGGATGTGAACACGCTGACCCCCATTGAAGCCCTGCTCAAGCTTAACGAGCTAAAGCTTACCCTAAGCAGCAGCTAG